The sequence below is a genomic window from candidate division WOR-1 bacterium RIFOXYB2_FULL_36_35.
TATAGGTAAATACCCTGTGGCAAACAGGGAATATAAAGAATATCTTGAAGATACAAATCAGGAAGTTCCAGCAATAGTGGCAGATCCTGCAAACGCTAATCATCCAGTTGTCAATGTTTCTCATTCTGATGGAGTAAAATATTGTAAATGGTTAAGTAAGAAGACAGGAAAAAATTATCATTTGCCAACCGAAGCTCAATGGGAATTAGCAGCAAGAGGGCAAGAGGGTCGCGAATATCCATGGGGAAATGAGTTTGATGCATCAAGATTGACATCTAGTGTGGATGGAAATAAAAAAGGAACAGAGCCTGTAGATGCTCATCCTGAAGGAGCAACTCCAGAAGGAGTAATGGGCTTAGCAGGAAATGTTTTGGAATGGGTAGCTGATTGGCATGGGAGACATGATCCTAATCAGACGAACAATCCTAAGGGGCCTGAAATTGGCTATTATAGGGTATTGCGCGGTGGTTCTTGGCTTGGCGACCGTCCGAATGACTTCCGCGGTGCGAACCGGGGCCGCTTTCGTCCAGAGTATCGCCGCAACACCTTTGGCTTCCGGGTCGCCATGGACTAATAAATTACACTTTTGTCTTTATCCCCTTATTCCTTATGGGGAGGTGGAGCTCCGCTTTCGCGGGGATGACAAATTTAAAAAACTGTCATTACGCAACACTCCCATGTAGTATAATTAGTATATGGGTTTTTCTCTTGGAATAGTCGGGTTGCCAAATGTTGGGAAGTCCACTCTTTTTTCTGCGCTATCGCATAACCAGGTTGATATACAAAATTATCCCTTTACTACTATTAAACCAAACGTTGGTATTGTTGCCGTTCCGGATGAGAGGTTGGCTTTTATTCATAAAAATCTTCAGTCTGCAAAGGCTGTTCCGACGACTATAGAGTTTTTTGACATAGCAGGATTGGTTAAGGGAGCACACAAAGGGGAGGGGCTTGGCAACCAATTTTTGTCTCAAATTAGAAATGTAGATGCTATAGCCCATGTTGTCAGGTGTTTTAAATCAGAGCAAATTACACATGTCAGCGGAACTCTTCAACCGATAAAAGATATTGAATTGATAGAAGCTGAACTTATCCTTGCGGATTTAGCACTAGTTGAAAAAAAGAGATTAGACTTAAAATCCCGCGCAAAAACAGGGGATAAAAAGATGTTGTCAGAACTTGATATTTGCGAAAAACTTGTGAAGCATTTAGGCGAGGGGCACTTGGCAATCCAATTTAATTTCCCGGATAATATGGAAGACTTAAAAATAGCACTCCCTCTTCTTACCTTTAAGCCTGTTTTATATGTCGCAAATGTAGATGAGTCCGGCAATATAGAAATGGTTGAAAAGATAAAAGAATTTGCTGCCCCCAAAGGTTTTTTTGTGGTTTCTATTTGTTCGAAGCTGGAATTGGAACTTGGGGATATGGACCAAGATGATGCTGAAGAGTATAGGAAATCATCTGGAGTGGATAAAAACGGTCTAGGAGCATTGATTTCTGTAGGCTATAAATTACTTGATCTTATAACATTTTTCACCTCAAATAATAAAGAATCCCATGCTTGGACAATTAAACGAGGAGCAACGGTACAGAAGAGTGCAGGCAAAATTCATTCTGATATGGAGAACAACTTTATAGCTGCTGAGGTCATTCATTTTAATGATTTTTCAATTTTTTCAAAAATTGAACTCCTTAAACAGAAGGGGTTGGTTCATCTTGAGGGGAGAGATTATATTATGTGTGATGGCGATATTGTTTATATAAGGTTTTCCTGATTATTTTTTTGAAATCATCTTAAATTTGTGCTATAATTAATCTTTGTTTAAAGAAGGGGGAATTGTCTTTGAGAGACTATGAAGCTTTAGTTATTTTAAAAAGTAGTGTTGGAGAAGATAAGTTAGAAGCATTTATTTCTCGCGCTAAGAAGAAGATAGAAGGGGCTGGGGGCGAATTTGTAAAAAGTGAGAAAATGGGGAATCGCAAACTTCCGTTTAGAATGAAGAAGCATAAACCCTCAAAAGATGGCATTTTTATTCTAATTAAATTTAAAAGTGATGGAGATGCCGTTTTTGCTCTAAGAGATGATTTTCGTGTTCAAGAAGATATTATTCGCCACATGATTTCTCGCATATCTGAAGAGCAAAAGATTTTAATCGAAGAGCCGGAAATAGCTGTTCCTGAAATGGCAAATTCTGAAAAGACAAAAGAGGCGGTTGATGGCGAGCGTCAATAGAATTATTTTGGCCGGAAGAGTCCTTTCAACTCCAGAATCCAGATTTTCAGTTGAGGGTGCTCCTATTTCTAAGTTTTGGATGGAAATAAATGGTGGCTTTAATCAAACGCCTGGACGCATTGAAGTTGTATGTTTTCAGTCTCTTGCAGAAGAAGTAAAGCAAGTTGTTAAAGATAAAATTGTCTTAACTGAAGGGCGTCTTCGCATTCGTTCTTATGAGGATCAATCCGGAAGCCGTAAATGGGTGACTGAAGTTTTGGCTACAAAAATTGTTGTTTTAAGTGCGTTAGATAAGAATAATGAGGTTGCTGCCTCTGTTCCTGCTTCTAGTGCTAGTATAGATACAAGCGGGTTTGAAGAGATTGAACCTCTCCCTGAGGAGGATTTGCCGTTTTGATGTACAATAGAGTTTTTCTCGTGGGGAACTTAGCCAGGGATCCTGAACTTCGTTATACTCCTGCAGGCGTTGCCGTTGCTAGGTTTGCAATTGCGGTAAATCGACCTAAAAAAGGTGGGGATTCTCAGGCTGATTTTATTTCCGTTGTGGCGTGGAGGCGTCTTGCTGAAATTTGTGCGGAATATTTAAAAAAAGGACGCCAAGTTGCAGTTTCTGGTCGGCTGGAAATTAGAACATTTACCGGAAAAGATGGACAGCCTAGATCTTTTTCTGAGGTTACTTTAGATGATATGCAAATGCTTGGAAAAAGAACAGATGAGCCTGGTAAGGCTGAAAATGTAAGCGTTAATAGCTCAGAAGAGCAGGCTGATGAAGAGATCCCATTTTAGGAGGTTTTTTTTGTTATGAATATTAAGCCAAAACTGAATAAAAAAAGGAAAAAAAAGATTTGTCTTTTTTGCGCGGATAAAAAAGAGCTAGATTATAAAGATCTCCCTTTTGTCCGTAAATTTATCTCTGATCGGGGCAAGATTCTTCCACGGAGAAATACAGGATGTTGTTCTTTACACCAAAGAATGGTTGCCAAAATAATTAAACGTTCTAGACATATCGGGTTAGTCCCATATACAGTAAGTTAGGAGATAAAAATGAAAGTAATCTTGTTAGAAGAAAACCGTGTGACAGATGTTGCTGATGGATATGCCAGGAATTATTTATTTCCGCAAAAGAAGGCTATTCTTGCTACTCCTGTCAACTTAAAAAAATTTGAAGCAAAATTAAAAGCTATGGAATCCTTCTTAGCTCAAAAGAAGAAAGAGGCGGAGGAGTTAGCCAAGCAGATAGAAGGAAAGTCTTTAGTTATTAAAGCTGAAACAGGAGAAGAAGGAAAGCTTTTTGGCTCTGTGACTGTTCAAGACATTGTTGATGAAATGAAAAAACAGCACGGAATTGACTTAGACAAGAAGAAAGTTAACTTAAATGATCACATAAAAACACTTGGTGAATATTCTGCAAGTGTTAAGTTCCATCATGCTGTAATAGCCCATATTAAAATTGTCGTTGAAAAGCTGTAGGCCTTTTAATTTTTTTTAAAGATCAATCTTTTAAAGCTTCGAAAATAAATTCTTCGGCTGTTTTTTTGTCTTTGCATTCGGCAAAAATGCGGATTATGGGTTCTGTATTAGAAGCCCTTATATGCAGCCATCCTGTCTTTCTTATAACTTTTACTCCTTCAGTTAAATCTAATGAATCTTTTTGAAATTTTATTCTTGCATTTTCTAAAAAATCCAAAGCTTCTTGCTGTGAATGACATTCTATCTTCTTTTTTATAAGAATGTATTGAGGTATTGTTGCGACTATCTCACTTAACTTCTTTTTTTGGGTTGCTAATAACATAAGAATTAATGCGATACCCGACAAACTGTCCCTGTTAAATCCGACTTCTGGGAAAATTATTCCTCCGTTCCCTTCCCCTCCGATAAGTGCCTTTTGTTCTTTTATTGCTTCGGCAACATGGACCTCTCCAATTTTTGTTCGCATTACTATGGCTCCAAATTCGCGGGCAATATTATCTATGGCAGAGGTTGTAGAAAGATTTGTAACTACTATTTTTCTCGAGGAAGAACTTGTTGCAAGAATGTATTTTGTGCATAAAACAAGAGTATATTCTTCAGAGATGGGGATTCCTTTTTCAGAAACTATTGCAAGTCTATCTGCGTCAGGATCTTGCGCAAACCCTATATCAGCCCTCTCCCTTTTCACAATTTCGGCAAGCTGTGTTATATTTTCCGGAGTTGGCTCTGCCCCTCTGGGAAAAGGGGTTGCTGGGGTGGTGTTAAGTTCTATTACTTCACAGCCTAATTTTTTTAAAAGTAAAGGAGTAATAATTGACCCTGCCCCATTGCAGGAATCTATTACCACTTTTAATTTTGCTTTGCGAATTTTATTTGATTTTATGACGCGTAAAATTCTTTCAATATGAATATCTGATGCTTTAGTGTAAGTCTTTGCGCTTCCTCCCGGGTTTTCATCAAAAGTTTTATTGTTATAAATTTCTAGAAGTTGTTTAAACTCTTTTGAGTTTAAAAAAATTCCGTCACTGCGTATAAATTTTAATCCATTCCATGGCTCCGGATTGTGAGAAGCAGTTACGATAAGCCCGCCTTTTGCTGAAAGCTCTTTAACCATTACTCCGACCGTTGGAGTTGTAGCTACTCCTAAATCTATTACTTTGCAACCACAAGATAGAAGGCCTTGAAGAATGATCCCTTTTATAAACTCGGAAGAACCTCTGGTGTCTGTTCCTACAACAATTGTTCCTCCTTGCATATAGGTTCCAAAGGCTTTTGCAAAAGCTAAGCAGACTTCTGGCGTTAAAAAATCGGGGACTGTTCCGCGTACTCCTGAAATAGAGATTTTTAACATGATATTGAAATATTATAACAGTTTGTTATATCATATGTCCATGTCAGTAGTATTTGGCGCTATCATGCCTCATCCTCCCATTCTTATCCCTGAAATCGGAGGAAAAAGGATAAAGGATGCGGCTTCTTCAGCAAAAGCGCTAAAAGAAATCGTAAACAGATTAAAAACAAAACAATTTGATTCTGTAATTGTAATAACTCCTCATGGGAATGTTTCTTACGTTTGTCTACCTGTTTATAGTAGTCCGGTTTTTGATGGTGATTTTTCAAGTTTTGGCGCGCCAAAACTTTCTTTTCATTTTAAAGGCGACGTAGAGCTTGCTTTAGCTATAGTCAAAGATAATCCCAACTTAACAGCAAGAAACACAGAAACATTTCTTGATCACGGGTTATTGGTTCCGCTTTATTATATTACTAACGGTGGAATTAATAAACCGATTCTTCCTGTTGCGGTGGCTTTATTTTCTTTGAAACAGCTTTTTGAGTGCGGGCAAATGATTGCCCGTGCAGCCCAAAAAATTGGTCGCCGCATTGCTGTGATTGCGTCGGCGGATATGTCACATCGATTAACAAACGATGCTCCGTCTGGATATCATTCCGAGGGGAAACGATTTGACGAAACACTTGTAAGCCTTGTTGAAAAATATGATGTAAATGGGATATTAAATTTTCCTCAAAAACTTGCCAATATTGCAGGCCAAGATGCTTTGTGGTCAATCGCCATATTATTAGGGGCGATAGACGGTTTAAATTTTAAACAAGAGGTTTTGTCCTATGAGGGGCCCTTTGGAGTAGGATATATGGTGGCTAAATTTGAGTAAAATAACTGATCTTGCAAAAAAAGCTATAGAGTCTTATGTTGAAAAAGGGGAGATAATCTCTCCTCCTTACAACCTAGACATTGAGATGCAGAAAAAGGCGGGAGTCTTTGTTTGCATAAAAAAAGCAGGAGCATTGCGTGGATGTATAGGGACTTTTGCTCCTACAAAAGAAAATGTTGCGGATGAAATTATTAAAAATGCTATAGACTCTGCATCTAAAGATCCCAGGTTTCCTAAAATAACAAAAAATGAACTTTCAGAGATATCGGTTTCTGTAGACATTCTGACCGATCCTGTTCGTGTAAAAAATATAAGAGAGCTAGATGCTAAAAAGTTTGGTATTATAGTAAAATCAGGCTTTCGACGGGGATTGCTTCTTCCTGATTTGGAAGGAGTTAATACCCCTGCCCAGCAGATTGAAATATGCCGGCGCAAAGGTGGAATTGGACTTGAAGAAGAGATAGAATTGTTTAAGTTTGAAGTCCGAAGATTTGAATAAGAATTTTAGTTGCTTGAAATCTAAAAAAATATAAAAGATAAGCTATTAAATTAAAAAGGAGATATCATGATAAAAGTGGGAATTATGGGGGTTGGTGGTTATGCGGGGCAAGCTTTGTTATCTTTACTTTTAAATCATCCTGAAGTAAAAATTGAGTGGATAATGTCGGGAGAGGAGAACGAAGGGAAGAAAATCGCAGACAGGTATCCGCACCTAAAAAACATTTGTGATCTTGCGTCTCATCCCTATGATAGCTTAGATAATCTGCTTAAAAAAATAGATGTTGTTTTTCTGGCTTTGCCTCATGGGTTGTCTATGAATTATGTTCCTAAAATCATTAAATTAGGCAAAAAGGCAATCGATCTTGGCGCGGATTATCGTTTTGACGACGAGGAATTTTTTAAAAAATGGTACAAGCTTGAACATAAGGACAAAAAAGTTTTAAAAGAGACAGTTTTTGGACTTCCGGAACTTTACAGAGGAAAAATTAAAAAGGCTAAATTAATTGGGAATCCCGGATGTTATCCCACAGCTGCAATATTGGCTTTGGCTCCCCTTATGAAAAAAAAGATAATTGATTTTTCTTTTATAGTTGTTGATGCCAAATCTGGTGTTTCTGGTGCGGGAAGAGGGTTGTCTCTTAAAACACATTTTTGCGAAAGAAATGAGGGGGTTTCGGCTTATTCTGTCAATAACCACCGCCACATGGGAGAAATTAATTATCAATTAGGAAGAATGATAAATAAAGAGATAAACACAACTTTTGTTCCACATCTCATTCCTATGAATCGTGGAATTCTTAATACAATTTATGCTAAAATTTCTGCCATGAAAAATCAGGATGCTAAAGACGATTTATTAGGATTATACAAAAGTTTTTATAATGGCAGCCCCTTTGTTCGGATTTATGAGGAGGGAGAACCTTGTACAAAAAATGTGTTCGGAACAAATTATTGTGACATCGGTCTTTCTATCAACTATGACACACAAACAGTCATAATAATGTCTGCTATTGATAATTTAATAAAAGGGGCGGCGGGCCAAGCCGTACAAAACATGAATTTAATGTTTGGGCTAGATGAAACAAGAGGGTTAAAAATGGCAGCTATCTATCCATGAAGAAAAAAAACGGTACAATTACATCTCCCCTTGGATTTAAAGCTTTTGGCATGGCTTGCGGCATAAAAAAGTCAGGGAAAAAAGATTTGGCACTTATAGTCTCTACTTCTCCGTCTGTTGTCGCAGGTGTTTTTACAAAAAATCAATACCAGGCAGCTCCTATTATAGTTTCCAAAAAAAATATAAAAAGCGGAGTTTGCAGGGCAATAATTGCAAACTCAGGAAATGCAAACTGCAGATGCACGGACGGCGCCGTAAAAGATGCAGAAAAAATGGTTGAGACAGCAGCCAAAGCCTTGAATATCAATGTTAAACATGTGCTTGTAACTTCTACCGGATCTATTGGAAAACCTCTTCCCATGAAAAAGATAGTTTCTGGGATAAAAACAATAGCTAAAAAAATTTCTGAAGATGGAGGCCATGATGCCGCGGAAGCCATTCTTACCACAGATACAAGGACTAAAGAGATTGCTGTTAAGGTTGACGGCTATAAAATCGCGGGAATTGCTAAGGGATCCGGAATGATTGCGCCGGACATGGCGACAATGCATGCTTTTATTACAACTGATGCTCAAATCAACTTGAAATTGTTAAAACAGATTTTAAAAAAGTCGGTTGATTCTTCTTTTAATATGTTAACCGTTGACAATTGTATGTCGACAAACGATTGTGTTTTTGTTCTTGCAAACGGATTGTCTGGCGTTAGAATTGAAGATAAGGTAAAAACAGAAAAATTTTCAAAGGCATTAGATTTTGTCTGCAAGTATTTGGCTTCCGAGATAGCTCGTGACGGAGAAGGGGCTACTCAACTTATAAGAGTCATTGTTAAAGGAGCAAGAAATTTAGCTGACGCAAGGATTGCGGCAAAAGCTATTGCGGGCTCTGATCTTTTAAAATGCGCAGTTTATGGTAAAGATTATAATCCGGGGAGGATTTTTGCGGCCGTGGGCGCAACTTGTGCCAAAATTAACCCTCATAAGATGAAAGTTGATATGAGATTTGGAGAAAAAGAGACGGTTATTATGTGTAATCTTGGTTCGGGAAAAGCAACAGCTGAGGCATGGGGATGTGATTTAACTTACGGCTATGTAAAAATTAATGCGAGGTATCATACATAAATGTTTGAACATTTAATTAAACGGGCGAAGACAGTCATGGAAGCACTCCCATATTTGATAAAATTTAGCGGCAAAACCGTCGTTATTAAGTATGGTGGGGCGGCAATGGAAAATCCGGAGCTTAAAAACGCTGTAATGCGGGATATTGTTCTTTTAAAATATGTTGGGATCAATCCTGTTATTGTGCATGGGGGGGGGCCTGAGATAAATCTTTTTCTTAAACGAAGAGGAATTGAACCCAAATTTGTTAATGGTTTGCGGGTTACAACTTTAGATGTTATGAGTGTTGTCGAACATGTTTTGGGAAATCGCATTAATTCGGAGATAGTTTCTTTAATAAAAAAGAATGGGGGGAGGGCAAAAGGGTTTTTTGGAAGAAAAGGAGAAGTTATAAAGGCTAAGAAACATTGGGCGAAAGACGATAAAAACAGAGATCTTGATCTTGGTTTTACAGGAGATGTTGTTGGTGTTCGCTATAGATTTTTAAGAAGATGGATGAAGTTGGGATATATTCCTGTTTTATCTCCTATAGGTGTAGGACATAGGAAAAAATCTTATAATATTAATGCTGATAGCGCTGCTGCAGCAGTTGCTGCCTGCCTTAAAGCTTCGAAGCTTATCTTGATGACTAATGTAAGGGGAGTTTTGGACAATAAGGGGGAGCTTTTATCTTCAATTAATTCAAAAAAAGCAAGTGGAATGATATCTTCGGGGCAAATTTCAGGAGGGATGATTCCAAAAATAAAATCCGGACTTTGCGCCATAAAAGACGGGGTAGAAAAAGTTCATATAATAGATGGTCGAATTCCTCATGCGATTTTACTTGAGATATTTACTGACTATGGCATTGGGACAATGGTAGAAAATTAACCCCGATTATGATAATCAGAGATTGAAATTCTAGTATGAATAATCGGGGTTAAGGGTTTTACCGTACCTGTTTATAATTGAGGCTAATTGTTGAAATGTTTTTCGTTCTCCCTCTTGAGCTTTTTCAAAAAAAAGGCTCCCCGGTTTAATTCTTTTATAATATTGTATTGAAACTTTATAATTGCCTTTCATTCGATTTACCTCTGCTATTTGAAAAAGGGACTCATCATTTGGTTCAATTTGATATGCCTTTAAAAAATATTTTTCCGCTTGAGCCAACTTCCCTAGTTTTACCAGAGTTTTTCCCATGCTATTTAATCCTTCTATTGATTTTGGATCATGCCTTAATGCTTTTTTGTAATACTTTGCGGCTAAAGATGGAAGATTGTGCCTTAAATAAATGTCTGCTTTGACACAAAAAGCTTCCGTCAGGTTGCTTGACAGCTTTATGGCACGGGTGCAAAATTCCAAGGCGTCATTTGCCAGTCCCAACTTTATAAGGATTCTTGCTTTTTTTAATAGAGTAATTGAATTTGTTGGATTAAATTTTATTGAATTGCTATAGCATATTAAGGCATCTTTATATTCTCCGTTGCTTATATGTAAATCTCCCTGTTCCTCCCAAAATTTTGCGAGAAATTCCCTGTTTTTATCTGGCACTGTTGAGTGGTTATAAATAATAACTGGCAGAATATTTTGATTGCTGGATGGTTTTTGCTCCCTGGGAGCTTCTTTTTTAACAGCTTGAGAAGGGCTGAAAATGACTGGTTTTTTTATCGGAGCTATAGACATATAGAACCCTCTTTTATATCTAAATTATAGCATAAAAATTGCAGAGGTTCTGTTTTTTTTGGCAGGAGAAGAGTTAGTCTGTCTGAAAAAACTTTTATTTCGAACGTTTGGCAATACTTGTATTTTGTGGCCACTACCCCGATTATCATAATCGGGGTTAATAAGCTAGAAGCTTATGACTACTGTAAATTTGATTAAAAATGCTGAGGCGTCTATTTTAGTCGCTTTAATGTTTTTGTCTGAAAGAATAATGTCTGGATTTATTAAAAGTGTTCCTGTTTTATCATAGTAAGGGACATCTGTTATTAAATAAGAATCGATCATATTTTGGACAGAAGGTTTGCCCATAACATCAAAAAAGTTGGGATGATTTCCTATTATTCCTAATTGTTCTATTTTGCCGGAACAACTTTCTCTTTCTTGAGAAGGAGTAATCTTAATCGTGACCTCTAAAGCAAGGGTTCCCTTAAACTTGAGGGTGTGTTTCTGGGATGTCTCCGACAGTTTTTCTCCTATTATTTTTAATGCCTCTTCTGTGAAAGATTTTAAGGCGCGGGTTTGTGAATTAATATAAACTGTAATGGGTTTTTGGTGAAGAGCATCTGCTAGATTTTTTTGATTTCCTGCCATGGCGGTCGGCTTTTGTCTTACGGGCATTCCTGACTCATCCATTTTTGCAGTTATGGTTTTTCCTGCCTGCATGGAATCGATGTTAGGATTTGTTCTAGTTGCAGCGATGGGCACCGTCTTAATCTCCATTGTTTCTATTTTTTCTTCAGGGGTTTCTAATATTTCTGCGGTAGAGTTTGGGTTCTTTTCCGTTACTGCTATTGCAGTGGGGAGAGAGACTTCCTTTTCTTCTTTTGGCTCTTCGACTAGAAGGGTATTCATTTTTGCAATTTTTGCCTGGTCGTTTCTTGTGGTTGCTTCTGCCATTTTTTTATAAAATTCTTCTTGTAAAGTGGCAACTTCTATTTCTAAGAAATGTGTATTTATAGGAATTGTTTGATCTTTGATGTTATATAGGGCATCTTGATAATAAGCAATGGCTGTTCCGTATGCTTCTTCTTTTGCATAACATCTTGCAAGCATTATTAGTATTTGAAAATCTTCAGGATTTGATTTTTTGAGCTTTAAAAATTCATCTTTTGCTTTTTCATAATTACCTAAGAGAAATTCTTGCGTTGCTTTTGCATATCTTATTTGTTTGAATGCATCCCGTTCTAATTTATAAGTTTCAGAAGTAATCATTTCTTCCGGGATTTTTGCAATAGTCTGTAGCGCCATATTCCCGTTTTCTATAAGCTTTTTCGCATCTTCTAAACTAGTAATATTTTGATAATAAGTAGAGTCATAAGATTTTCCATAAAGTAATTCTTGTGTTTTAAAAACAGCTCTTTCAAACTCCGTTGCTATGGCTTGCAAAAGCAAATTTTCTTCTATTGAGCTATCCTTTGCAAGGTCACTAGCTTTTTTATAGGCATCAATTGCTTTATCATATTGCCCAAGTTTACTATAGCATTCTGCGATTTTTTCCCATGTTTTTCCGTCTAAAACATTATTTTTGGATAAAAACGTTTCAATATAAAGCAATGCCTCTTCATAATTGTTGTTGTAATATTCTATCCAGAAATTTGCGTAAGCTATGTTTAGCTTTAGTGTAAAGGCTTGGTTGTATTCTGATTTTGAGAGCATTCCTGCGACAGCTTCCGCGTTTGTCCTTATTGCTATTGCATCTTCTATGCTGTTTATTCTTGGAACTTCATATTGAAGGGTTTTTGTTCCATTTATCGGAGAATTTC
It includes:
- a CDS encoding redox-regulated ATPase YchF is translated as MGFSLGIVGLPNVGKSTLFSALSHNQVDIQNYPFTTIKPNVGIVAVPDERLAFIHKNLQSAKAVPTTIEFFDIAGLVKGAHKGEGLGNQFLSQIRNVDAIAHVVRCFKSEQITHVSGTLQPIKDIELIEAELILADLALVEKKRLDLKSRAKTGDKKMLSELDICEKLVKHLGEGHLAIQFNFPDNMEDLKIALPLLTFKPVLYVANVDESGNIEMVEKIKEFAAPKGFFVVSICSKLELELGDMDQDDAEEYRKSSGVDKNGLGALISVGYKLLDLITFFTSNNKESHAWTIKRGATVQKSAGKIHSDMENNFIAAEVIHFNDFSIFSKIELLKQKGLVHLEGRDYIMCDGDIVYIRFS
- a CDS encoding 30S ribosomal protein S6, with product MRDYEALVILKSSVGEDKLEAFISRAKKKIEGAGGEFVKSEKMGNRKLPFRMKKHKPSKDGIFILIKFKSDGDAVFALRDDFRVQEDIIRHMISRISEEQKILIEEPEIAVPEMANSEKTKEAVDGERQ
- a CDS encoding 30S ribosomal protein S18; this encodes MNIKPKLNKKRKKKICLFCADKKELDYKDLPFVRKFISDRGKILPRRNTGCCSLHQRMVAKIIKRSRHIGLVPYTVS
- a CDS encoding 50S ribosomal protein L9 codes for the protein MKVILLEENRVTDVADGYARNYLFPQKKAILATPVNLKKFEAKLKAMESFLAQKKKEAEELAKQIEGKSLVIKAETGEEGKLFGSVTVQDIVDEMKKQHGIDLDKKKVNLNDHIKTLGEYSASVKFHHAVIAHIKIVVEKL
- a CDS encoding phosphoglucosamine mutase, translating into MLKISISGVRGTVPDFLTPEVCLAFAKAFGTYMQGGTIVVGTDTRGSSEFIKGIILQGLLSCGCKVIDLGVATTPTVGVMVKELSAKGGLIVTASHNPEPWNGLKFIRSDGIFLNSKEFKQLLEIYNNKTFDENPGGSAKTYTKASDIHIERILRVIKSNKIRKAKLKVVIDSCNGAGSIITPLLLKKLGCEVIELNTTPATPFPRGAEPTPENITQLAEIVKRERADIGFAQDPDADRLAIVSEKGIPISEEYTLVLCTKYILATSSSSRKIVVTNLSTTSAIDNIAREFGAIVMRTKIGEVHVAEAIKEQKALIGGEGNGGIIFPEVGFNRDSLSGIALILMLLATQKKKLSEIVATIPQYILIKKKIECHSQQEALDFLENARIKFQKDSLDLTEGVKVIRKTGWLHIRASNTEPIIRIFAECKDKKTAEEFIFEALKD
- a CDS encoding AmmeMemoRadiSam system protein B, coding for MILKYYNSLLYHMSMSVVFGAIMPHPPILIPEIGGKRIKDAASSAKALKEIVNRLKTKQFDSVIVITPHGNVSYVCLPVYSSPVFDGDFSSFGAPKLSFHFKGDVELALAIVKDNPNLTARNTETFLDHGLLVPLYYITNGGINKPILPVAVALFSLKQLFECGQMIARAAQKIGRRIAVIASADMSHRLTNDAPSGYHSEGKRFDETLVSLVEKYDVNGILNFPQKLANIAGQDALWSIAILLGAIDGLNFKQEVLSYEGPFGVGYMVAKFE
- a CDS encoding AMMECR1 domain-containing protein translates to MWWLNLSKITDLAKKAIESYVEKGEIISPPYNLDIEMQKKAGVFVCIKKAGALRGCIGTFAPTKENVADEIIKNAIDSASKDPRFPKITKNELSEISVSVDILTDPVRVKNIRELDAKKFGIIVKSGFRRGLLLPDLEGVNTPAQQIEICRRKGGIGLEEEIELFKFEVRRFE
- a CDS encoding N-acetyl-gamma-glutamyl-phosphate reductase, with the protein product MIKVGIMGVGGYAGQALLSLLLNHPEVKIEWIMSGEENEGKKIADRYPHLKNICDLASHPYDSLDNLLKKIDVVFLALPHGLSMNYVPKIIKLGKKAIDLGADYRFDDEEFFKKWYKLEHKDKKVLKETVFGLPELYRGKIKKAKLIGNPGCYPTAAILALAPLMKKKIIDFSFIVVDAKSGVSGAGRGLSLKTHFCERNEGVSAYSVNNHRHMGEINYQLGRMINKEINTTFVPHLIPMNRGILNTIYAKISAMKNQDAKDDLLGLYKSFYNGSPFVRIYEEGEPCTKNVFGTNYCDIGLSINYDTQTVIIMSAIDNLIKGAAGQAVQNMNLMFGLDETRGLKMAAIYP
- a CDS encoding acetylglutamate kinase gives rise to the protein MFEHLIKRAKTVMEALPYLIKFSGKTVVIKYGGAAMENPELKNAVMRDIVLLKYVGINPVIVHGGGPEINLFLKRRGIEPKFVNGLRVTTLDVMSVVEHVLGNRINSEIVSLIKKNGGRAKGFFGRKGEVIKAKKHWAKDDKNRDLDLGFTGDVVGVRYRFLRRWMKLGYIPVLSPIGVGHRKKSYNINADSAAAAVAACLKASKLILMTNVRGVLDNKGELLSSINSKKASGMISSGQISGGMIPKIKSGLCAIKDGVEKVHIIDGRIPHAILLEIFTDYGIGTMVEN